One part of the Flavobacterium johnsoniae UW101 genome encodes these proteins:
- a CDS encoding SusC/RagA family TonB-linked outer membrane protein, with amino-acid sequence MKQIMLALMMAFTAQVSLAQVKTIKGLVSDQNGLPLPGVSIIIQGTKTVSQSDYDGMYTIQASAGDVLAFSYIGIKTKTVTVGTSPTINVVLTQDTQNLNEVVVTALGIKRQKKELGYAVQDVKGEQLSKVITTNVATALSGRVAGVDVSIPATGVGGSTRVIIRGISSIGENNQPLYIVDGVPIDNTGLSNDSAAASKWFDGRDNGDGISSINPNNIESLTVLKGAAASALYGSRALNGVILITTKKGSKGKLQVELTSGVSFDKVYAKYDDFQTEYGSGSHGILPDPSKAPNEIYQYTTSSWGPKFSETVGQEIKIFDGSMKPYARVDNNIKGFFRTGFTTTNGIALSGGSENAYVRFGFNNLKNDDVVPGSGLERNDASLNATLKSDKFTLDANVNYMVENTENRPGLGDSPNNVGYSLTGLAPNIDQAWLKNYKNEETGEIYKWNNNIYQLNPYMTTEANHNTSKKNRFMGNVAGTYKLKDWIALTFRTGLDTYVFGAKDFMAAGSTWPGRETGYIGLNDITVSEMNTDIIATISDIKLANDLTFSGILGTSRRDFRRQENSSSGINIIEPGTEYISNFTTHTINAPTETKTRTNSVYGSAKLDYKGYLYAEFTGRNDWFSVINKDAFYPAVSLGFVFSDAFNIKSDAFSYGKFRASWANVSNAPGAYKNSLNYTTYSSYDGQSVVNIKNTSAPNLNLTYQSKTGTEFGLETAFFKNRLRADITVYREDTSDQTLDLASSATSGYEFLSVNAGKLRNEGIEIFLSGTPIKTNSFEWGIDLNFSKNKNSILSLHPDINTYTISEARWAGAAIVAQVGGQYGTIIGKDFQRTESGEMIVGANGLPLYTDTKVVLGKGVPDWAAGLTNRFSYKGITLQFLLDMKFGMDVYSMTNSVAATKGLLDVTTEGRDAYNAARAQAAASDPNFNIQSWVPTAGYVANGVVNTGTAQNPNYVRNEKPVDPQAYWTNVFDNTPAPFIYDASYVKLREVSLGYTIPKSVFEGAKINSIYISAFARNLLTFSKDLPNIDPESMYTSGNGQGFEYGSLPFRRSYGFNIKVTF; translated from the coding sequence ATGAAACAAATTATGTTAGCCCTTATGATGGCTTTTACGGCGCAGGTTTCGCTTGCACAAGTAAAGACAATCAAAGGTTTGGTAAGCGATCAAAATGGATTGCCGCTGCCGGGAGTAAGTATTATTATTCAAGGCACAAAAACGGTAAGTCAAAGTGATTATGACGGTATGTATACGATTCAGGCATCTGCTGGGGATGTTTTGGCATTTTCGTATATAGGAATTAAAACTAAAACTGTAACTGTTGGTACATCACCAACAATTAATGTTGTATTGACTCAGGATACTCAAAACTTAAATGAAGTTGTCGTTACAGCGTTAGGTATTAAGAGACAGAAAAAAGAATTGGGTTATGCTGTTCAGGATGTTAAAGGAGAACAATTGAGCAAAGTAATTACAACAAATGTGGCTACAGCACTTTCTGGCCGAGTTGCTGGGGTTGATGTTTCGATACCTGCAACAGGAGTAGGAGGAAGTACAAGAGTTATTATTAGAGGTATATCTAGTATTGGAGAGAATAACCAGCCTTTGTATATTGTAGATGGTGTGCCTATTGATAATACCGGACTTTCTAACGATAGTGCTGCAGCAAGTAAATGGTTTGACGGTAGAGATAACGGAGACGGTATTTCGAGTATTAATCCTAACAACATTGAAAGTCTTACGGTTTTAAAAGGAGCAGCAGCATCAGCTTTATACGGCTCTAGAGCGTTAAATGGTGTTATCTTAATTACAACTAAAAAAGGAAGCAAAGGAAAACTACAGGTCGAATTAACCAGCGGGGTTAGTTTTGATAAGGTATATGCTAAATATGATGATTTTCAAACTGAATATGGTTCAGGTTCACATGGAATTCTGCCTGATCCGTCAAAAGCACCTAATGAAATTTATCAATACACTACAAGTTCATGGGGACCTAAATTTTCTGAAACTGTAGGGCAGGAGATTAAAATATTTGATGGCTCAATGAAACCTTATGCCAGAGTTGATAATAATATTAAAGGCTTTTTTAGAACAGGATTTACAACTACTAACGGAATTGCTCTTTCCGGAGGAAGTGAAAATGCTTATGTCCGCTTTGGATTCAATAATTTAAAAAATGATGATGTTGTGCCGGGTTCCGGATTAGAAAGAAACGATGCAAGTTTAAATGCGACATTAAAATCAGATAAATTTACTTTGGATGCCAATGTAAATTACATGGTTGAGAATACAGAAAACAGACCGGGTTTAGGAGATTCTCCAAACAACGTTGGTTATTCATTAACAGGATTGGCTCCAAATATAGATCAGGCCTGGCTGAAAAATTACAAGAATGAAGAAACTGGTGAAATTTATAAATGGAACAACAATATTTATCAGTTAAATCCCTACATGACTACCGAAGCAAACCACAATACTTCTAAGAAAAACCGTTTTATGGGGAATGTTGCCGGTACATATAAGTTAAAAGACTGGATTGCTCTGACTTTTAGAACAGGTTTAGATACTTATGTTTTTGGTGCAAAAGATTTCATGGCAGCCGGAAGTACCTGGCCGGGAAGAGAAACAGGATATATTGGTTTAAATGATATTACGGTTTCTGAAATGAATACTGATATTATTGCTACTATCAGCGATATTAAATTAGCTAATGATTTAACTTTTTCAGGAATTTTAGGAACAAGCCGCAGAGATTTTAGAAGACAGGAAAATTCAAGTTCTGGAATTAATATCATTGAGCCTGGAACAGAGTATATAAGTAATTTTACAACTCATACTATAAACGCTCCTACAGAAACAAAAACAAGAACAAATTCTGTTTACGGTTCTGCAAAACTAGATTATAAAGGATATTTGTATGCAGAATTTACAGGAAGAAATGACTGGTTCAGCGTTATTAATAAAGATGCTTTTTATCCGGCAGTTTCATTAGGTTTTGTATTTTCAGATGCATTTAATATTAAAAGTGATGCGTTCTCTTATGGTAAGTTTAGAGCATCTTGGGCAAATGTATCAAATGCACCGGGAGCTTACAAGAACTCATTAAACTACACGACTTATTCATCTTATGATGGTCAGAGTGTTGTAAATATTAAAAATACTTCGGCACCAAATCTTAACTTAACATATCAGTCAAAAACAGGAACTGAGTTTGGTTTAGAAACAGCTTTCTTTAAAAACAGATTAAGAGCAGATATTACAGTTTATCGTGAAGATACGTCAGATCAAACTCTTGATTTAGCTTCTTCTGCAACATCAGGTTACGAGTTTCTTTCTGTAAATGCTGGAAAATTACGAAACGAAGGTATCGAGATCTTTTTATCTGGAACTCCTATTAAAACAAATAGTTTTGAATGGGGAATTGATTTAAACTTCTCTAAAAACAAAAACTCAATTTTGTCTTTACATCCAGATATCAATACGTACACTATTTCTGAGGCTCGTTGGGCTGGCGCTGCAATTGTAGCACAAGTTGGAGGTCAGTACGGAACTATTATTGGAAAAGATTTTCAAAGAACAGAATCAGGTGAAATGATTGTAGGTGCAAACGGACTTCCTTTATATACAGATACTAAAGTTGTTTTAGGGAAAGGTGTTCCAGACTGGGCAGCCGGTTTAACAAACAGATTTTCTTATAAAGGAATTACTCTTCAGTTTTTATTAGATATGAAGTTTGGTATGGATGTTTATTCTATGACAAATTCTGTTGCTGCAACAAAAGGTTTACTTGATGTAACTACAGAAGGAAGAGATGCTTACAATGCAGCAAGAGCGCAGGCCGCTGCAAGTGATCCAAATTTTAATATTCAATCATGGGTTCCAACTGCAGGTTATGTAGCAAATGGAGTTGTTAATACAGGAACAGCACAAAATCCAAACTATGTTAGAAATGAAAAACCTGTAGATCCTCAGGCTTATTGGACTAATGTTTTTGATAATACTCCGGCACCATTTATTTACGATGCGTCTTATGTGAAATTAAGAGAAGTAAGTTTAGGATACACTATACCAAAAAGTGTTTTTGAAGGAGCAAAAATCAATTCAATTTACATCTCAGCATTTGCGCGAAATCTATTGACATTCAGTAAAGATTTACCAAATATTGATCCAGAGTCAATGTACACTTCAGGAAACGGACAAGGTTTTGAGTATGGTTCATTGCCATTTAGAAGATCATATGGATTTAATATTAAGGTTACATTCTAA